Proteins from a genomic interval of Niabella soli DSM 19437:
- a CDS encoding (Fe-S)-binding protein, which yields MQIAQQILFILLFIAAVVLFSKKIKQIRRNINLGRDEVISDHPNQRWRNVLLLAFGQKKMFRNPLVGFLHFFVYAGFVIINIEILEIILDGIVGTHRLFAGVLGGLYDFLINSFEVLALLVLSFCAVFLIRRNILKIRRFMSKDLNGWPRSDANYILITEILLMALFLTMNASDTLLQARGVAHYAVHPTGNFIISEHLQPLLSGFSDSTLEEIERGCWWLHIAGILAFLNYLPYSKHLHILLAFPNAYYARLEPMGEMENMPSVQNEVLYAMQPELAPTDAAPPAKFGAKDVMDLSWKNLLDAYSCTECGRCSAACPANSTGKLLSPRKIMMDTRDRVAEVGKNIDKTGEWKDDGKSLLHDYISVEELRACTTCNACVQECPVSINPLDIILQLRRYLIMEESSAPQEWNAMFSNVETNFAPWKFSPDDRDAWTQGG from the coding sequence ATGCAAATTGCTCAACAAATTTTATTTATACTGCTATTCATAGCTGCCGTTGTACTTTTTTCAAAAAAGATAAAGCAGATCCGTCGCAATATTAACCTGGGCAGAGACGAGGTGATTAGTGACCATCCCAACCAACGCTGGAGAAATGTACTACTGCTTGCATTTGGTCAAAAAAAGATGTTCCGCAACCCGCTGGTAGGTTTTTTGCACTTTTTTGTATATGCCGGGTTTGTGATTATCAATATTGAAATACTGGAGATCATCCTGGATGGGATAGTGGGCACGCACCGCCTTTTTGCCGGAGTGCTGGGCGGCTTATATGATTTTTTGATCAATTCGTTTGAAGTGCTGGCGCTGCTGGTACTCTCCTTTTGTGCCGTTTTCCTGATCCGGAGAAATATTTTAAAGATCCGCCGTTTCATGAGTAAAGATCTGAACGGCTGGCCCAGGAGCGACGCCAACTATATCCTGATCACGGAGATCCTTCTGATGGCTTTATTCCTGACCATGAATGCCAGCGATACGTTGCTACAGGCGCGCGGCGTTGCCCATTATGCGGTGCATCCTACAGGTAACTTTATTATTTCCGAACATTTACAACCTTTGCTAAGCGGGTTTTCAGACAGCACGCTGGAAGAAATTGAACGCGGTTGTTGGTGGTTGCATATCGCCGGCATCCTGGCGTTTCTCAATTACCTGCCTTATTCCAAGCACCTCCATATTTTGTTGGCCTTCCCCAATGCGTATTATGCCCGGTTGGAGCCTATGGGCGAAATGGAAAATATGCCTTCGGTACAAAATGAAGTACTGTACGCTATGCAGCCGGAACTGGCACCCACTGATGCGGCTCCCCCAGCTAAATTTGGCGCTAAAGATGTGATGGACCTGAGCTGGAAAAATTTATTAGATGCTTATAGCTGCACTGAATGCGGCCGTTGTAGCGCTGCCTGCCCCGCCAACAGCACCGGAAAATTATTATCCCCCCGGAAGATCATGATGGATACCCGTGACCGCGTTGCGGAAGTGGGGAAAAATATTGATAAAACCGGGGAATGGAAAGACGATGGCAAAAGCTTATTGCACGATTATATTTCTGTAGAAGAGCTGCGCGCCTGCACCACCTGTAATGCCTGCGTGCAGGAATGCCCGGTAAGCATTAACCCCCTTGATATTATTCTGCAGTTGCGACGTTATTTAATAATGGAAGAAAGCAGCGCCCCGCAAGAATGGAATGCTATGTTCAGCAATGTAGAAACCAATTTTGCTCCCTGGAAATTCAGTCCGGACGACCGGGACGCGTGGACGCAAGGCGGATGA
- a CDS encoding LysE family translocator, translating into MTESIAKGWVRVFITGMVISFLGCLPLGTLNIAAMQIAINQSVENALLFSLGALTAEMIYVRLSLVAMDWVRKQEKIFRMLEWLTLLIIVALAVSSLYAAMHPQQGRNVILNNNLPSYILGLSMSALNPVQIPFWFGWSTVLFTKNVLKPQAAYYNTYIIGIGLGTMLGNCVFIFGGRLIASKIQNNQSLMNYVIGGVFVITALIQCWRMFVKKKDIGAKLHETEEGMPNA; encoded by the coding sequence GTGACGGAAAGTATTGCTAAAGGGTGGGTGCGCGTGTTTATTACCGGAATGGTGATCAGCTTCCTGGGCTGTCTGCCCCTGGGAACCTTAAACATTGCAGCCATGCAGATCGCAATCAATCAGTCGGTAGAAAATGCGCTGCTGTTTTCTTTGGGAGCGCTCACGGCCGAAATGATCTATGTACGCCTGTCGTTAGTAGCGATGGACTGGGTGCGCAAGCAGGAAAAAATATTCCGCATGCTGGAATGGCTGACCTTGCTGATCATTGTGGCACTGGCGGTTTCAAGCCTGTATGCGGCGATGCACCCGCAGCAGGGCAGGAATGTTATTTTAAACAATAACCTGCCGTCTTATATCCTGGGATTGAGTATGAGCGCGCTAAATCCTGTGCAGATTCCTTTTTGGTTTGGATGGAGCACAGTGCTGTTTACCAAAAATGTGTTGAAACCACAGGCTGCTTATTATAATACTTATATCATTGGTATTGGCCTGGGAACCATGCTGGGCAACTGTGTTTTTATTTTTGGAGGCCGGCTGATCGCCAGTAAGATTCAGAATAACCAGTCCTTAATGAATTACGTTATCGGCGGGGTATTTGTAATTACTGCGCTGATCCAATGCTGGCGCATGTTTGTGAAGAAGAAGGATATTGGGGCGAAGTTACATGAGACGGAGGAGGGAATGCCGAACGCATAA
- a CDS encoding protein-L-isoaspartate(D-aspartate) O-methyltransferase has translation MRRTLEDTYRHKGLRKKLVEVVKGKGITDETVLETMNAIPRHFFLDSAFDDVAYEDRAFPIGEGQTISQPYTVAYQTQLLELTPGMKVLEIGTGSAYQAVVLAKMGVKLFTIERQKMLFEENKGFAYLKQFPFIKFFYGDGYQGLPTYAPFDRVLITAAAPEIPQKLIEQLKPGGMMVIPVGTGNVQQMMRLTKQADGKMQEELFDNFSFVPMLAGKN, from the coding sequence ATGAGAAGGACGTTAGAAGATACATACCGGCACAAGGGATTAAGGAAAAAGCTGGTGGAGGTAGTAAAGGGAAAAGGGATTACGGATGAAACGGTGTTGGAGACGATGAATGCTATTCCGCGTCATTTTTTTCTGGATTCCGCATTTGATGATGTGGCTTACGAAGACCGGGCTTTTCCGATAGGTGAGGGGCAAACTATATCGCAACCCTACACAGTTGCTTACCAGACACAATTACTGGAACTGACGCCGGGGATGAAAGTATTGGAGATCGGTACGGGAAGTGCTTACCAGGCGGTGGTGCTGGCAAAAATGGGTGTGAAATTATTTACGATAGAACGGCAAAAAATGCTGTTTGAGGAGAATAAAGGATTTGCCTACCTGAAACAGTTTCCTTTTATAAAATTTTTTTATGGCGATGGCTACCAGGGCCTGCCTACTTATGCGCCGTTCGATAGGGTGTTGATTACAGCCGCAGCGCCGGAAATCCCGCAAAAACTGATAGAACAATTAAAGCCGGGAGGGATGATGGTGATCCCAGTGGGAACAGGGAATGTGCAGCAAATGATGCGCTTAACCAAACAGGCAGACGGGAAAATGCAGGAAGAATTGTTTGATAATTTCTCTTTTGTGCCCATGCTGGCGGGTAAAAACTAA